A window of Cryptomeria japonica chromosome 3, Sugi_1.0, whole genome shotgun sequence contains these coding sequences:
- the LOC131077768 gene encoding disease resistance protein RUN1-like, protein MGICVHTNKQAVEHSNISIPIFGRDYARSPRRLQELAHMWKSRAFIIPLFYHVQPFQVRIAESDSQESSYEEVLSEHYSTGQYPSETMEEWKQALCHVSSLPGWTLDSTSCFEGDLVKRIVCDVTNTLDKIPLHNVAKHPVQLDKKIKEVMSLLNLHNQADVVTVGIWGMGGCGKTTIAKAVYNNIFRCFDSCSFLSDVGKMSHKQIREQIIRDTNMTCAQFSASKRALVVLDNIDDSKQMELLTCKNWGGRGSRMIVTTRDKHVLNLAQIDMVYKMEGLEFEEALRLFSWHAFLKPGPDKIYRKESKRIVKACCGLPLAVEAAGDLLHDKKESLEYWREALRTPQSICHQKIYDVLKISYDNLTNQEKKIFVDIACTFSGKEVMQGIRYWKRFNWDAHTAVTNLVLKSLIQIGDDDVFMMHGLLRDMGKAIRKEDNPSPFSFICLPVSVPRFKLYMKFCTNKRSETTMVESTRPAGSNVQEAIPVLDADSELQTSV, encoded by the exons ATGGGAATATGCGTTCACACTAACAAGCAGGCAGTTGAACATAGCAATATCAGCATCCCCATCTTCGGCAGAGATTATGCTCGGTCACCCCGGCGTCTGCAGGAGCTCGCGCACATGTGGAAATCCAGAGCATTCATCATTCCACTCTTTTATCACGTCCAGCCATTCCAGGTTCGAATAGCAGAGAGTGACAGCCAAGAAAGCAGCTATGAAGAAGTATTGAGCGAACACTACTCTACAGGCCAATATCCGTCAGAAACCATGGAGGAGTGGAAACAGGCGTTGTGTCATGTTTCCAGTCTTCCCGGGTGGACGTTGGACTCCACATCCTGCTTTGAAGGAGACCTGGTGAAACGCATAGTCTGTGATGTTACCAACACACTGGATAAAATCCCCTTACACAACGTTGCAAAGCATCCCGTCCAGCTTGACAAGAAGATAAAAGAGGTCATGAGCTTGCTGAATCTACACAACCAGGCCGATGTGGTCACAGTCGGCATTTGGGGAATGGGTGGCTGTGGCAAAACAACCATTGCAAAGGCCGTGTACAACAATATCTTTCGATGTTTCGATTCTTGCTCTTTTCTCTCCGACGTTGGGAAAATGTCCCACAAGCAAATTCGAGAGCAGATCATCAGagacacaaatatgacatgtgcaCAG TTTTCGGCATCAAAGCGAGCCCTGGTGGTTTTAGATAATATTGATGATAGCAAGCAGATGGAGTTGCTGACGTGCAAAAATTGGGGCGGTCGAGGAAGCAGAATGATCGTAACAACGCGCGATAAGCACGTATTAAACCTGGCACAGATAGACATGGTTTACAAGATGGAAGGACTGGAGTTTGAGGAAGCTCTGCGTTTGTTCTCTTGGCATGCATTTTTGAAGCCCGGGCCGGATAAAATATATAGAAAAGAGTCGAAAAGGATTGTGAAGGCCTGTTGCGGTCTGCCCCTGGCAGTTGAAGCTGCGGGAGATCTTTTGCACGACAAAAAGGAGTCTCTTGAATACTGGAGAGAAGCTTTGAGAACCCCGCAGAGCATCTGTCATCAAAAAATTTACGACGTGCTCAAGATTAGTTATGATAATCTCACTAATCAGGAGAAAAAGATATTTGTGGACATCGCTTGCACTTTCAGTGGTAAAGAGGTAATGCAGGGCATCCGGTACTGGAAAAGATTTAACTGGGATGCGCATACAGCTGTCACAAATCTTGTGCTTAAATCGCTTATACAGATAGGCGATGATGATGTATTTATGATGCACGGACTTCTTAGAGATATGGGAAAGGCGATTAGAAAAGAAGATAATCCCTCACCTTTCTCTTTCATCTGTCTCCCTGTGTCGGTCCCTCGGTTCAAATTGTACATGAAATTTTGTACTAATAAAAGATCAGAGACGACTATGGTTGAAAGCACACGTCCAGCTGGAAGTAATGTGCAGGAAGCGATACCTGTACTGGATGCTGATTCAGAACTTCAAACTTCGGTTTGA